In the Methylomonas rhizoryzae genome, one interval contains:
- a CDS encoding P-loop NTPase family protein, producing MMNSPASLAPPGLTLDELSARIDKDYAKILRHPEAMELFRALDNELYTVFRDRAHAVLMTSAADAEGKTSLVLLLGVFSALLDREAKVVLIDASDDQRLFRVLVGEAPRVALVNLESEQLEQALCPTLLANLQIVSLYGSGNVAKKLPHHRLSKLLDLLLQRANRVVVDSSAAHRNRDVFALAAIVKHSLTVVKYRGPIREQVQVLISELERAECKQLGVVINQRIYNLPAFLYRHV from the coding sequence ATGATGAATTCCCCTGCAAGCTTGGCCCCGCCGGGGCTCACCTTGGACGAGCTAAGCGCTCGTATCGATAAAGACTACGCCAAAATACTGCGTCATCCCGAAGCAATGGAGTTGTTTCGGGCCTTGGACAACGAGTTGTACACCGTTTTTCGCGATCGAGCGCATGCGGTGCTGATGACCAGTGCGGCCGATGCGGAAGGAAAAACCAGTCTGGTGTTGTTGCTGGGGGTTTTTAGCGCCCTGTTAGACAGAGAAGCCAAAGTAGTATTGATCGACGCGAGCGACGACCAGCGTTTGTTTCGGGTTTTAGTGGGCGAAGCGCCGCGCGTGGCGTTGGTCAATCTGGAGTCGGAACAGCTTGAGCAAGCGTTGTGTCCTACCTTGCTTGCCAATTTACAGATCGTCTCGTTGTACGGCTCTGGCAATGTCGCCAAGAAACTGCCGCACCATCGCCTCAGCAAACTGTTAGACCTGCTGCTGCAGCGGGCAAACCGAGTAGTGGTGGATAGTTCGGCGGCTCATCGTAACCGAGACGTGTTCGCCTTGGCGGCTATCGTCAAACACAGCTTAACCGTCGTCAAATACCGCGGACCGATTCGCGAGCAGGTACAGGTACTGATTAGCGAATTGGAACGCGCCGAATGTAAACAACTGGGCGTGGTGATTAATCAGCGTATCTATAATTTACCGGCGTTTTTATACCGCCATGTTTAG
- a CDS encoding O-antigen ligase family protein yields the protein MFSVYGENAPRTIFAVTLGMLGAAVLVAGAEKHNLLAVGVACGLPVALLLSVQPRRLTLLFLLAILVLEEFPSGEGETLERSTRTAFYSVSLGIPGFYAPDALLAATLAGFTIRLLLLKQSFALPLDRISLGIALLCAVLLTSTGLSVLFGSPFDAAVANVSTTMPAVNERAAKLIALFQFKNFSLLVFAYLLGLFFFRRRRDLDNFVHTFLAAAVIMVPIGVIRFALHPRLMAENKPLFYHSPTTWIFGLVIFYVLCLWIYRKTTPRQLLWLGILCIILSGFIFASFRRTMWGAIILAAVVLAFLIPPQQRHRYFLLIMVGIAGMGAALLFSPGLLAAIMNRINETSVSDPSTLYRMTLFIWFHQNLADLPLMGVGFRPLWDIQARLGYFSTNLENIHSLYFWILLRLGLLGALCLLVILGLTISEILRKLKNRRYAEYHALVICIFLALVMLLFSGIFNPVYAEVRYMILFGFSLAIISRLPQIIAQSPAKL from the coding sequence ATGTTTAGCGTTTACGGCGAAAATGCGCCGCGCACCATTTTCGCCGTAACGCTGGGTATGCTAGGCGCCGCCGTGTTGGTGGCAGGCGCGGAAAAACACAATCTGCTGGCAGTGGGGGTAGCTTGCGGTCTGCCCGTGGCGTTGCTGTTGTCGGTGCAACCACGGCGGTTAACCCTGCTATTTTTACTCGCGATATTGGTATTGGAAGAGTTTCCCAGCGGGGAGGGAGAAACTCTGGAACGCTCTACGCGGACCGCGTTTTATTCCGTTTCGCTGGGAATTCCCGGCTTTTATGCGCCCGATGCGTTGTTGGCGGCAACTTTGGCGGGGTTCACGATACGCTTGTTGTTGCTGAAACAGTCGTTTGCCCTGCCTTTAGATCGCATCTCCTTAGGCATAGCCTTGCTCTGCGCGGTACTGTTGACCTCTACCGGGTTATCGGTCTTGTTCGGCAGTCCTTTCGATGCGGCCGTGGCGAACGTATCCACCACCATGCCGGCGGTTAACGAACGCGCGGCCAAGCTGATAGCGTTGTTTCAGTTTAAAAACTTTTCGCTACTGGTATTCGCTTATTTACTCGGCTTGTTTTTTTTTCGCCGGCGGCGGGATTTGGACAATTTCGTCCATACCTTTCTGGCAGCGGCCGTCATTATGGTGCCGATAGGGGTTATTCGTTTCGCTTTGCATCCCCGCTTGATGGCGGAGAACAAACCGCTGTTCTATCACTCGCCGACTACTTGGATTTTCGGCTTGGTTATTTTTTACGTGTTATGTCTTTGGATTTATCGTAAAACCACGCCTCGGCAATTGCTCTGGCTAGGCATACTGTGCATCATTTTGAGCGGGTTTATTTTCGCCTCGTTTCGCCGGACCATGTGGGGAGCGATTATCTTGGCCGCAGTCGTCTTGGCGTTTCTGATTCCGCCGCAGCAGCGCCACCGTTATTTTTTGTTGATCATGGTCGGGATTGCCGGGATGGGCGCGGCTTTGTTGTTCAGTCCGGGGCTTTTGGCCGCCATCATGAACCGCATCAACGAAACCAGCGTTAGCGATCCCTCGACCTTATACCGCATGACGCTGTTCATCTGGTTTCATCAAAATCTTGCCGATCTACCGTTAATGGGAGTCGGGTTTCGGCCGCTGTGGGATATTCAGGCTAGGTTGGGATATTTCTCGACCAATTTGGAGAACATTCACAGCCTGTATTTTTGGATACTGTTAAGACTTGGTCTGCTCGGGGCGCTGTGCTTGCTGGTGATATTGGGACTGACGATTTCGGAAATTTTGAGAAAATTGAAAAATCGGCGCTACGCGGAATACCACGCCTTAGTGATCTGCATTTTCCTGGCATTGGTGATGCTGTTGTTCAGCGGAATCTTCAACCCGGTCTATGCGGAAGTACGCTACATGATTTTGTTCGGGTTTTCGCTGGCGATCATTTCCCGCTTGCCGCAAATAATCGCACAATCGCCGGCTAAACTGTGA